Proteins from one Anastrepha obliqua isolate idAnaObli1 chromosome 2, idAnaObli1_1.0, whole genome shotgun sequence genomic window:
- the LOC129238906 gene encoding nucleoside hydrolase-like produces MGKYVVYDCDVGTDDAWGLMMLIKAEEAYKRRVDLANSPSKFEIIGITCVQGNTEVDYAVINTLRVLDAANRNDIPVYKGCSNLVKPRAWENPKYFAGKDGFGDVKHEKPVDLSLVQPMHAVNAMYDFVCKHPKGVDFLLVGPLTNFAMCISMYGSKFLDNVGQIFIMGGNYRGKGNTTKSAEFNFMMDPEAAHIVLANVKTPLTILPWEACDDGAARVTLDWRLNVLGSVQTPFIDLLNRVERALLIPKGTKRWLVCDALAVAAYLFPHLVVKETQLHHATIELAGIHTRGQMVIDHLHQEQKNANIITVVNIDNYQKIIAWTGGVRGVHMECELGKSQ; encoded by the exons ATGGGAAAATATGTGGTATACGATTGCGATGTTGGCACTGACGATGCTTGGGGCCTGATGATGCTCATCAAAGCTGAGGAAGCATATAAAAGACGTGTCGATCTAGCGAACTCCCCTTCAAAGTTTGAAATCATTGGCATCACATGCGTGCAAGGAAACACTGAGGTGGATTATGCAGTGATAAATACACTCAGAGTGCTAGATGCAGCTAATCGAAATGAT aTACCAGTTTATAAAGGTTGCAGTAACCTTGTCAAACCACGAGCCTGGGAGAATCCTAAGTATTTTGCTGGAAAAGATGGATTTGGTGATGTGAAACATGAAAAACCAGTTGATCTGAGTTTAGTGCAACCGATGCATGCGGTAAATGCAATGTACGATTTTGTTTGCAAG catCCGAAAGGAGTTGACTTCTTATTAGTGGGACCACTCACAAATTTTGCCATGTGCATTAGTATGTATGGCTCAAAATTTTTGGACAACGTTGGACAAATTTTCATTATGGGCGGCAATTATCGAG GCAAAGGGAATACTACCAAAAGTGCCGAGTTCAATTTTATGATGGATCCAGAAGCTGCGCACATTGTTTTAGCCAACGTAAAAACGCCCTTAACTATTCTGCCATGGGAAGCGTGCGACGATGGAGCTGCTCGTGTTACTCTT GATTGGCGTTTAAACGTTCTTGGCTCTGTGCAAACTCCTTTTATCGACCTACTGAATCGCGTGGAGCGCGCTCTGCTCATACCGAAAGGTACCAAACGTTGGTTGGTTTGTGATGCATTGGCCGTTGCTGCCTACCTCTTTCCCCATTTGGTGGTGAAGGAGACGCAGCTACATCACGCAACCATTGAGCTGGCCGGTATTCACACACGTGGCCAAATGGTAATAGATCACTTGCATCAGGAGCAGAAAAATGCGAATATTATTACAGTTGTAAACATCGATAACTATCAGAAAATTATTGCATGGACCGGTGGAGTGAGAGGAGTGCACATGGAATGTGAATTGGGGAAATCGCAATaa